From a single Papaver somniferum cultivar HN1 unplaced genomic scaffold, ASM357369v1 unplaced-scaffold_19, whole genome shotgun sequence genomic region:
- the LOC113339052 gene encoding transcription factor RAX2-like — protein MGRAPCCDKANVKKGPWSPEEDTKLKEYIEKYGTGGNWIALPQKAGLKRCGKSCRLRWLNYLRPNLKHGEFSDAEDRIICNLFATIGSRWSIIAAQLPGRTDNDIKNYWNTKLKKKIMGAVTTTNNPSLLTHRSKPPNPNNFLSSALHQTPTTPMSSSIFHGGNSCFYDSTTQTRSFMDLLDESINPRSNPMNNINHNTSTALVQSNYHCQDQGLMGTIHNNLLMFGTSGTNDQVSCSSSDGSCSNHISYGNNKEYENGNNHVITTASRSIGTAKNGEMMMENYYYTGGEAVEVENQKFIFGNDHHGFNGWSTSTTTHHQKQNGLIWEDNHELGFGSEQMKQLIVSNNNNSSVFSSDENKTQGKVMYF, from the exons ATGGGGAGAGCACCTTGTTGTGACAAAGCAAATGTGAAGAAAGGGCCATGGTCACCAGAAGAAGATACAAAGTTGAAAGAGTATATAGAGAAGTATGGTACTGGTGGGAATTGGATTGCTTTACCACAAAAAGCTG GCTTGAAGAGATGTGGAAAGAGTTGTAGATTAAGATGGCTTAACTATCTGAGACCTAATTTAAAACATGGAGAATTCTCTGATGCTGAAGATAGAATCATTTGCAACCTCTTTGCCACTATTGGAAGCAG GTGGTCAATAATTGCTGCACAGTTACCTGGAAGAACTGATAATGATATCAAGAATTACTGGAATACCAAACTCAAGAAGAAAATCATGGGAGCAGTTACTACTACTAATAACCCATCACTATTAACTCATAGATCAAAACCACCAAACCCTAATAATTTTCTATCTTCTGCTCTTCATCAAACACCTACAACACCTATGTCATCATCAATATTTCATGGAGGTAATAGCTGTTTTTATGACTCCACTACTCAAACTAGATCATTTATGGATCTTCTAGATGAGTCCATTAATCCAAGATCAAATCCTATGAACAATATTAATCACAATACTAGTACTGCTCTTGTTCAATCAAATTATCATTGTCAAGATCAGGGTTTAATGGGTACCATTCACAATAATCTACTTATGTTTGGGACTAGTGGTACTAATGATCAAGTCAGTTGTAGTTCTTCTGATGGAAGTTGCAGCAATCATATCAGCTATGGAAATAATAAAGAGTATGAAAATGGTAATAATCATGTCATTACTACTGCTAGTAGAAGTATTGGTACTGCTAAAAATGGTGAAATGATGATGGAAAATTATTACTACACTGGGGGAGAAGCTGtagaagtagaaaaccaaaagtTCATTTTTGGTAATGATCATCATGGGTTCAATGGATGGAGTACTAGTACTACTACTCATCATCAGAAGCAAAATGGGTTAATATGGGAAGATAatcatgaattagggtttgggtccGAGCAAATGAAGCAACTTATTGTCAGTAATAATAACAATAGTAGTGTCTTTAGCAGTGATGAAAACAAGACACAAGGTAAAGTCATGTACTTCTGA